In Brachypodium distachyon strain Bd21 chromosome 2, Brachypodium_distachyon_v3.0, whole genome shotgun sequence, one genomic interval encodes:
- the LOC100835825 gene encoding cleavage and polyadenylation specificity factor subunit 2 isoform X2 encodes MGTSVQVTPLSGAYGEGPLCYLLAVDGFRFLLDCGWTDHCDPSLLQPLARVAPTIDAVLLSHPDIMHLGALPYAMKHLGLSAPVYATEPVFRLGLLTMYDYFLSRWQVADFDLFTLDDIDAAFQNVVRLKYSQNHLLNDKGEGIVIAPHVSGHLLGGTVWKITKDGEDVVYAVDFNHRKERHLNGTALGSFVRPAVLITDAYNALNNQVYKRQQDQDFIDSMVKVLASGGSVLLPVDTAGRVLELLLIMEQYWAQRHLVYPIYFLTNVSTSTVDYVKSFLEWMSDSISKSFEHTRDNAFLLRYVSLIINKEELEKLGDAPKVVLASMASLEVGFSHDIFVEMANEAKNLVLFTEKGQFGTLARMLQVDPPPKAVKVTMGKRIPLVGDELKAYEEEQERIKKEELLKASLSKDEELKASHGSNAKASDPMVVDASSSRKSSNAGSHVGGNVDILIDGFVPSTTSFAPMFPFFENTADWDDFGEVINPDDYMMKQDEMDNNMMLGAGDGMDGKLDEGSARLLLDSAPSKVISNEMTVQVKCSLAYMDFEGRSDGRSVKSVIAHVAPLKLVLVHGSAEATEHLKMHCAKNSDLHVYAPQIEETIDVTSDLCAYKVQLSEKLMSNVISKKLGEHEIAWVDAEVGKVDEKLNLLPPSSTPSAHKSVLVGDLKLADFKQFLANKGLQVEFAGGALRCGEYITVRKIGDSNQKGSTGSQQIVIEGPLCEDYYKIRELLYSQFFLL; translated from the exons ATGGGGACGTCGGTGCAGGTGACGCCGCTCAGCGGCGCGTACGGGGAGGGCCCCCTGTGCTACCTGCTCGCGGTCGACGGGTTCCGCTTCCTCCTCGACTGCGGCTGGACCGACCACTGCgacccctccctcctccagccCCTCGCCAG GGTTGCGCCAACAATAGATGCTGTTCTTCTGTCTCATCCTGACATCATGCATCTAGGAGCTTTGCCCTATGCCATGAAGCATCTCGGACTATCTGCACCAGTATATGCGACAGAACCTGTGTTTAGGCTGGGCCTTTTGACCATGTATGATTATTTTCTATCTAGATGG CAAGTTGCAGACTTTGACTTATTTACTTTGGATGATATTGATGCTGCATTCCAAAATGTTGTGAGACTAAAATACTCACAAAATCACCTTCTTAATG ATAAAGGTGAAGGAATAGTTATTGCGCCGCATGTGTCTGGGCATCTTTTGGGGGGTACAGTATGGAAGATAACAAAAGATGGGGAGGATGTCGTCTATGCTGTTGACTTCAACCATCGGAAAGAGAG GCATTTGAACGGTACTGCCCTCGGATCTTTTGTACGTCCAGCTGTTTTGATTACTGATGCATACAATGCCTTGAACAATCAGGTCTACAAAAGGCAACAGGATCAAGATTTCATTG ATTCAATGGTGAAAGTTCTAGCAAGTGGTGGTAGTGTGCTACTGCCTGTCGATACAGCTGGTAGAGTTCTAGAACTTCTTTTAATAATGGAGCAG TATTGGGCTCAACGACATTTGGTCTATCCTATCTACTTTCTGACAAATGTTTCTACGAGTACTGTTGATTATGTCAAGAGTTTTCTTGAATGGATGAGTGATTCGATCTCAAAGTCTTTTGAGCACACTAGAGACAATGCCTTCTTATTGAG ATATGTCTCGCTGATAATTAACAAAGAAGAGCTGGAGAAACTGGGAGATGCTCCAAAG GTGGTTCTAGCGTCCATGGCAAGTTTGGAGGTTGGCTTTTCTCATGACATATTTGTTGAGATGGCAAATGAAGCCAAAAATCTAGTGCTTTTTACTGAGAAGGGGCAG TTTGGGACACTTGCTCGCATGCTTCAAGTGGATCCACCCCCCAAAGCTGTAAAGGTCACTATGGGCAAGCGAATTCCTTTAGTTGGTGATGAGCTGAAAGCTTATGAAGAGGAACAAGAACGGataaaaaaggaagaattGCTAAAGGCTAGCCTCAGCAAAGATGAGGAGCTAAAGGCTTCTCATGGATCAAATGCAAAGGCTTCTGATCCCATGGTCGTTGATGCAAGTTCGTCTCGTAAATCATCCAATG CTGGCTCACATGTTGGCGGAAATGTGGATATTCTAATTGATGGATTTGTCCCTTCGACGACCAGCTTTGCTCcaatgtttcctttttttgaaaatactGCTGACTGGGATGACTTTGGCGAGGTCATCAATCCTGATGATTATATGATGAAACAAGACGAAATGGATAATAATATGATGCTT GGTGCTGGAGATGGTATGGATGGTAAGCTTGACGAGGGCTCAGCACGCTTGCTTCTTGATTCAGCACCTTCAAAAGTTATTTCCAACGAGATGACT GTGCAAGTGAAGTGCTCATTGGCGTATATGGACTTTGAAGGTCGGTCCGATGGGCGTTCTGTAAAATCAGTTATTGCTCATGTAGCCCCACTGAAACTT GTTTTGGTACATGGGTCAGCAGAAGCTACTGAACATTTAAAAATGCATTGTGCAAAGAACTCAGACTTGCATGTTTATGCTCCTCAGATAGAAGAAACAATTGATGTAACTTCAGACTTATGTGCTTACAAG GTGCAACTTTCAGAGAAGTTAATGAGCAATGTCATTTCTAAGAAG TTGGGCGAGCATGAAATTGCGTGGGTTGATGCAGAAGTTGGAAAAGTGGATGAGAAGCTTAATCTGCTACCCCCCTCGTCAACTCCATCTGCCCACAAATCAGTTCTTGTTGGTGATCTGAAATTGGCCGATTTCAAGCAATTCCTAGCAAATAAAGGTCTACAG GTTGAGTTTGCTGGGGGTGCTCTACGGTGCGGCGAGTACATCACAGTGCGCAAGATTGGTGATTCTAACCAGAAG GGCAGCACGGGTTCGCAGCAGATTGTGATCGAAGGTCCGCTGTGCGAGGACTACTACAAGATCCGTGAGCTCCTTTACTCCCAGTTCTTCTTGTTGTAA
- the LOC100835825 gene encoding cleavage and polyadenylation specificity factor subunit 2 isoform X1 has translation MGTSVQVTPLSGAYGEGPLCYLLAVDGFRFLLDCGWTDHCDPSLLQPLARVAPTIDAVLLSHPDIMHLGALPYAMKHLGLSAPVYATEPVFRLGLLTMYDYFLSRWQVADFDLFTLDDIDAAFQNVVRLKYSQNHLLNADKGEGIVIAPHVSGHLLGGTVWKITKDGEDVVYAVDFNHRKERHLNGTALGSFVRPAVLITDAYNALNNQVYKRQQDQDFIDSMVKVLASGGSVLLPVDTAGRVLELLLIMEQYWAQRHLVYPIYFLTNVSTSTVDYVKSFLEWMSDSISKSFEHTRDNAFLLRYVSLIINKEELEKLGDAPKVVLASMASLEVGFSHDIFVEMANEAKNLVLFTEKGQFGTLARMLQVDPPPKAVKVTMGKRIPLVGDELKAYEEEQERIKKEELLKASLSKDEELKASHGSNAKASDPMVVDASSSRKSSNAGSHVGGNVDILIDGFVPSTTSFAPMFPFFENTADWDDFGEVINPDDYMMKQDEMDNNMMLGAGDGMDGKLDEGSARLLLDSAPSKVISNEMTVQVKCSLAYMDFEGRSDGRSVKSVIAHVAPLKLVLVHGSAEATEHLKMHCAKNSDLHVYAPQIEETIDVTSDLCAYKVQLSEKLMSNVISKKLGEHEIAWVDAEVGKVDEKLNLLPPSSTPSAHKSVLVGDLKLADFKQFLANKGLQVEFAGGALRCGEYITVRKIGDSNQKGSTGSQQIVIEGPLCEDYYKIRELLYSQFFLL, from the exons ATGGGGACGTCGGTGCAGGTGACGCCGCTCAGCGGCGCGTACGGGGAGGGCCCCCTGTGCTACCTGCTCGCGGTCGACGGGTTCCGCTTCCTCCTCGACTGCGGCTGGACCGACCACTGCgacccctccctcctccagccCCTCGCCAG GGTTGCGCCAACAATAGATGCTGTTCTTCTGTCTCATCCTGACATCATGCATCTAGGAGCTTTGCCCTATGCCATGAAGCATCTCGGACTATCTGCACCAGTATATGCGACAGAACCTGTGTTTAGGCTGGGCCTTTTGACCATGTATGATTATTTTCTATCTAGATGG CAAGTTGCAGACTTTGACTTATTTACTTTGGATGATATTGATGCTGCATTCCAAAATGTTGTGAGACTAAAATACTCACAAAATCACCTTCTTAATG CAGATAAAGGTGAAGGAATAGTTATTGCGCCGCATGTGTCTGGGCATCTTTTGGGGGGTACAGTATGGAAGATAACAAAAGATGGGGAGGATGTCGTCTATGCTGTTGACTTCAACCATCGGAAAGAGAG GCATTTGAACGGTACTGCCCTCGGATCTTTTGTACGTCCAGCTGTTTTGATTACTGATGCATACAATGCCTTGAACAATCAGGTCTACAAAAGGCAACAGGATCAAGATTTCATTG ATTCAATGGTGAAAGTTCTAGCAAGTGGTGGTAGTGTGCTACTGCCTGTCGATACAGCTGGTAGAGTTCTAGAACTTCTTTTAATAATGGAGCAG TATTGGGCTCAACGACATTTGGTCTATCCTATCTACTTTCTGACAAATGTTTCTACGAGTACTGTTGATTATGTCAAGAGTTTTCTTGAATGGATGAGTGATTCGATCTCAAAGTCTTTTGAGCACACTAGAGACAATGCCTTCTTATTGAG ATATGTCTCGCTGATAATTAACAAAGAAGAGCTGGAGAAACTGGGAGATGCTCCAAAG GTGGTTCTAGCGTCCATGGCAAGTTTGGAGGTTGGCTTTTCTCATGACATATTTGTTGAGATGGCAAATGAAGCCAAAAATCTAGTGCTTTTTACTGAGAAGGGGCAG TTTGGGACACTTGCTCGCATGCTTCAAGTGGATCCACCCCCCAAAGCTGTAAAGGTCACTATGGGCAAGCGAATTCCTTTAGTTGGTGATGAGCTGAAAGCTTATGAAGAGGAACAAGAACGGataaaaaaggaagaattGCTAAAGGCTAGCCTCAGCAAAGATGAGGAGCTAAAGGCTTCTCATGGATCAAATGCAAAGGCTTCTGATCCCATGGTCGTTGATGCAAGTTCGTCTCGTAAATCATCCAATG CTGGCTCACATGTTGGCGGAAATGTGGATATTCTAATTGATGGATTTGTCCCTTCGACGACCAGCTTTGCTCcaatgtttcctttttttgaaaatactGCTGACTGGGATGACTTTGGCGAGGTCATCAATCCTGATGATTATATGATGAAACAAGACGAAATGGATAATAATATGATGCTT GGTGCTGGAGATGGTATGGATGGTAAGCTTGACGAGGGCTCAGCACGCTTGCTTCTTGATTCAGCACCTTCAAAAGTTATTTCCAACGAGATGACT GTGCAAGTGAAGTGCTCATTGGCGTATATGGACTTTGAAGGTCGGTCCGATGGGCGTTCTGTAAAATCAGTTATTGCTCATGTAGCCCCACTGAAACTT GTTTTGGTACATGGGTCAGCAGAAGCTACTGAACATTTAAAAATGCATTGTGCAAAGAACTCAGACTTGCATGTTTATGCTCCTCAGATAGAAGAAACAATTGATGTAACTTCAGACTTATGTGCTTACAAG GTGCAACTTTCAGAGAAGTTAATGAGCAATGTCATTTCTAAGAAG TTGGGCGAGCATGAAATTGCGTGGGTTGATGCAGAAGTTGGAAAAGTGGATGAGAAGCTTAATCTGCTACCCCCCTCGTCAACTCCATCTGCCCACAAATCAGTTCTTGTTGGTGATCTGAAATTGGCCGATTTCAAGCAATTCCTAGCAAATAAAGGTCTACAG GTTGAGTTTGCTGGGGGTGCTCTACGGTGCGGCGAGTACATCACAGTGCGCAAGATTGGTGATTCTAACCAGAAG GGCAGCACGGGTTCGCAGCAGATTGTGATCGAAGGTCCGCTGTGCGAGGACTACTACAAGATCCGTGAGCTCCTTTACTCCCAGTTCTTCTTGTTGTAA
- the LOC104582987 gene encoding uncharacterized protein LOC104582987 has protein sequence MSCSPINRSTARVLSPGSSPSFPSPDFKTSRLCFSFPASTQLSQREKPQRAAAMTDLSAEKLRSILAEAEKAAKKIRTQRDHLLLSQAMLEGDAPAPPSDDAGGIDIERLKGMVSGQIEKFRYEGLDAGARDLTAVLTMAGAEGGGVASLALNSSFPVMPEELLHHALLAHHAADEIPVFARVEAALFAVKLARERHLPRCVDHVRRIDAGEPLQAAGGGGENVPPALDPATGLPLPGSATEQARACLDRPLALVNLAVAAMSSFLDQKEAADDIIT, from the coding sequence ATGAGCTGCTCTCCCATCAATCGGAGCACGGCACGTGTCCTCTCTCCaggttcttctccttccttcccatCCCCCGATTTTAAAACGTCTCGTCTGTGCTTCTCCTTCCCAGCTTCAACCCAACTCTCTCAGAGAGAGAAGCCccagcgggcggcggccatgacGGACTTGAGCGCGGAGAAGCTGCGCAGCATCCTGGCGGAGGCCGAGAAGGCGGCGAAGAAGATCCGAACGCAACGCGACCACCTGCTTTTGTCGCAGGCCATGCTCGAGGGcgacgcgccggcgccgccaagcGACGACGCCGGGGGGATCGACATCGAGCGGTTGAAGGGCATGGTCTCCGGCCAGATCGAGAAGTTCCGCTACGAGGGCCTGGACGCCGGCGCCCGCGACCTCACCGCCGTGCTCACCATGGCGGgggcggagggcggcggcgtggcaaGCCTCGCGCTCAACTCCTCCTTCCCCGTCATGCCCGAGGAGCTGCTCCACCACGCCCTGCTCGCGCATCACGCGGCGGACGAGATCCCCGTCTTCGCCCGCGTCGAGGCCGCCCTCTTCGCCGTCAAGCTCGCCCGGGAGCGCCACCTCCCGCGCTGCGTCGACCACGTCCGCCGGATcgacgccggcgagcccctgcaggcggctggcggcggcggggagaacGTCCCGCCGGCCCTGGATCCGGCCACCGGCCTGCCCCTGCCCGGCAGCGCCACGGAGCAGGCCCGCGCCTGCCTCGACCGCCCGTTAGCCCTCGTgaacctcgccgtcgccgccatgtCAAGCTTCCTCGACCAAAAGGAGGCCGCCGACGACATCATCACTTAG